From a single Candidatus Delongbacteria bacterium genomic region:
- a CDS encoding NUDIX hydrolase, whose amino-acid sequence MAELIDEYDKYGNLTGFFGDHRSVKIRGNFHRIVQAFILNDKSELMLIKRSDKLLLSPGQYGFPGGHVDHGENSIMAIVRELMEELGISIDQNSLIPLTCKKVYYNIYNMTVASLKEIYLVYLNENFFNINTNEIDSYTFLDIEDIIVKADSVDPFCSILKRDIDLLKCLKNYLYYKNL is encoded by the coding sequence ATGGCTGAACTGATAGATGAATATGATAAATATGGTAATTTAACCGGATTTTTTGGAGACCATCGAAGTGTAAAAATCAGAGGTAATTTCCATAGAATAGTTCAGGCTTTCATACTTAATGATAAATCTGAATTAATGTTGATAAAACGATCTGATAAATTATTGCTTAGTCCCGGTCAATATGGTTTTCCTGGAGGGCATGTCGATCATGGCGAGAATAGCATAATGGCAATAGTTCGTGAACTAATGGAAGAATTGGGAATTAGTATAGATCAAAATTCACTCATACCGCTTACATGTAAGAAAGTTTATTATAATATTTACAATATGACAGTAGCTTCGTTAAAAGAGATTTATTTGGTTTATTTGAATGAAAACTTTTTTAATATCAACACAAATGAAATAGATTCCTACACTTTCTTAGATATTGAAGATATTATTGTTAAAGCTGATAGTGTTGACCCGTTTTGTTCAATTCTAAAGAGGGATATTGATCTCTTGAAGTGCTTGAAAAATTACTTATATTACAAAAATCTATGA